A window of Borrelia hispanica CRI genomic DNA:
AAACTTTTTTTCCCTTCAATTAAATCATCTCCAAAATCTTTTCCCTTAACTCCGTCCTTGATATTTTTAATGTCATCTATCATTTGGAAACATGTTCCAATATTTAGAAATGTATTGTAAAGATTTTTTGCTTTATTTTCATTGTTAGTAAGTATTCCTGCCAAAAATCCAGCCATTCCAAAAAGAGAGCTTGTCTTATGTTCAACTAAAGATATATATTCTTCAATACTTGGAATATATGTTCCATTATGTAATGTAATATCAATTCCTTGTCCTAAATGAAGATTTGATAGGGTTGTGAAAAAATTTTCATAAATAAGTAATTTTTGACTTGTCTTTAAATTTGAAGTTTGTATTAGTTTAGCGGGTAGAAAGTAAATGAGATTTGCTGTATTAATGCTGTTGTCTAATCCATAAATTAAATGAATAGAAGGCTTGCCACGTCTCTTAAGAGCACCATCTTCTATATCGTCGATAATAAGACTTCCAGAATGAGGTAATTCAAGTAACATACTAAGTTTATATAGATTGTCAGTATTTGAGTTATTATATCCTAGTGCATGTGCCAATAAAATCATTAGCATTGGTCTTATTCTTTTTCCACCTCTGTTTATTATTTCAATAGCTGGTGCTTGAATTGCATTTATTGTATTTTCTTGTATGTTAAGTGTTAGTTTTAGGTTTTTGTCTGTAAATAAGTTTAGAAAGTAATCTTTTGAAAATATATTATTGATATTTTGTTCGATTTTATCTAAAAATGATTTATTTTGCATAATTATAATTATAATAAAAAGTATGATGATTGAGTGTGTTTAAGAGAATTATATGTATAATGTTTTTGATGAATATTCCCAAAGAGCTAAAAATGAAGGGTATCTTGCTAGATCTGTTTATAAATTGATTGAAATTGACAAAAAATTTTCTTTGTTCTCTTCTGGTAATATATTAGATATTGGAGCATCTCCTGGTAGTTTTTCTCAATATGCTTATGCTAATCTGAAGAATGGAGTGCTTGTTGCGGTTGACCTTAATGATGTAAATCTTAATTTTAATAGTAATTTTTATTTTATTAAGGGCAATATATATCTTGATGAGATTTATCAAAAAATCAAAACTTTTGCACCTTATAGTGTGATTGTAAGCGATGCAGCTCCTAGTACTACTGGTAATAGATTAGTTGATACTAGTAATTCTTTTAATCTAAATATCAGGATATTTGAATTAGCTTGTGAAAGTTTGATGAGAGGTGGTAATTTGTTACTTAAGGTTTTTCAAGGAGGTGAGGAAGAACAGATTTTTTATAAACTTAAGAGTTGTTTTAGCGTTGTTAAAAAAGTTAGACCTAAAGCTGTTCGTAAAAATTCCTTTGAAATTTATTTTTTAGCTAAAGATTTTGATAAATTATAGAGTGATGTTTAGATTGTTTGTTGTTTAGGTTTGTTAAGGTATGTTTATGAAGGATAAAATTATGGAAAAAAAATCTCATTTACAAGTTGCATGTTTTAAAATCGGTAAAGAAAGTTATGGGGTTTCAATAGAGCATATTAGAGAGGTAATTAAAGTACCCTTAGAAGGTGTTTATGCAATACCTAATGTTCCTGATTATATTACGGGTATTTATAATCTTAGGGGAAATGTTATTCCTTTGATAAATTTAAATATTAGATTTAATATTTCTTCTGTTTATGCAACAGAAGAAGATAAACTTTTAGTAGGTTATTTAATAGTAAATATTCAAAATAAACTTTTAGGAATATTTGTAGATAAAGTGTTAAAGGTTATTAGTTTTGATGTTTCAAAAATACAAGAGCCCCCTGCAACTTTACAAACTTTAGATAAAAAGTATATATCTGGTGTTGTTAAGATTGAGGAAGAAGAAAATTTTGAGAGTGAATATTTAATTTTAATTGATATTGAACGAATATTTGATAAGAGTGAGTTTGAAAAGATTCCATATAAGGAGAATAATGAGTAGTAAAGTTTTAATTTACGTCAATTATTCAAATTTAGATGCTGAAGTTCTTGCTTGTGAGATACAAAGATATTTGGAGTTTAAGTATGGTGTTTTAAGTTTATTTGCAGGAATGAATAAATCTTTATGTGATATATCAGATAAAGATAATTTAATTTTTGCAATAACTTTGGGTGGAGACGGTACTGTTTTATTGGCCAGTAGTTTGCTTTTAAAAAATGATATTGATATTCCTATTATTTCAATTAATTTGGGTAAAGTAGGATTTTTGGCAGACATAAAGCCTAGAGACTTTAAAGATGTGATAGATAAGTTTTTTAATAATTCTTTAGTGATTCATAAAAAATATTTACTTTGTATTAGTGCTTATGAAGATGGAAATAATTTATTTACTAAATATGCTTTAAATGATGTAATTATTCGTTCTAGTATTCTAAATAAATTGATTTATGTAAATCTTAAAGTTAATTCAGAAGATTTTCTTTCGTATAAGAGCGATGGAATAATATTTGCAACTCCAACAGGATCAACCGGGTATTCTTTTTCAGCGGGAGGAGCTATTTTAGAATCGGATCTTAAGGCTTTTATTTTGACACCCATTTCACCGCATTCTGTTTATAATCGTTCTTTTATTTTTTCAAGTAAAAGTAAACTTTCACTTTCGTTTCAAAAAGGGTATGCATTAAATTCTGCATCAATTTTTGTTGATGGTGTTAATATTGGTACATTTGGGGTTGATATTGTTTTTGAGCTAAAACTTGATAATAAAAGTTTACGTTTTGCATCTTTTTGTACGGATACTTTTGTTAGAAGACTGAAAAATAAATTATTATAAATATTACTTTTATCATAATTTATTTTTAGGTGTCATATGTTGATTGAACTTTTTATAAAAAATTTTATTTTAATTAGAAAGTTTTATATTAGGCTAAATGTGGGATTATTTGTATTTAAGGTTGAATTTGATAATATCAAGGGTATATTGTTGTCTTTATTTTATTATTTATTTGGTTACAAAATTTAGCATAATATAATTGCTAATGAAGAATGTAGAGGTGTTTTAGTTGCTAAATTTAAAGCAAATGATGAGCTTAGACGTTATTTATTTTAAGGGAATTTTGGTAAAAGATTTGATTATTTTTAAGCGAATAATAATATTTGATTTTTTTAATGTCATTTTGAGTAATCATTATGTCAATGACGAGTCAATTTTTATTTCCGTATTAAGTTTGATTTTTAATATGTTATTTGAAATTTTATTTTTAAACAAAAATTGTATGGTGATAATATAGATAAATATAAAAAAATAATTGGAGAGATAGAGTTTTTTAATCTTAAGTTTAAGGAATGTTTTGAACTTGGATGATAATGCTTGTTGTTTAAGAGGGATAATAAAGGTGATTTGTGATGCTGAGCATTTCTTAAAAATAAATATTTGTTATTTTGAACTTGAAAATTGTTTTAAAAATTTTTACCATGAACTTGGGGATATTGGTCAAGATTATAATAGGGTTTGTCTTGGAAAAACTTGTGATAAAAATGAGCTTGAATTAGTAGAGAGACGTTTATATTTTTTTTTCTTTTCTTAATAAAAAATATGGATCAAATTTTAAGAATGTTATAGTGTTATTAGATAAGTGTAATAAAATTATTAATTTGTGGCTTAATCTTGCAATATATAAATTAGCTAGTGAGCAGAAATTAAATGTTTTGTTGAAAAGTCTGCAAAAATTGTTATCTAGTATTTTAAACATTATAAAAACAGTTGCTTTTAAATTTGCATCTGAAGTAATTGAAATTTTCCATAAATTTAATATGAGGGATGTAAAATTTT
This region includes:
- a CDS encoding polyprenyl synthetase family protein is translated as MQNKSFLDKIEQNINNIFSKDYFLNLFTDKNLKLTLNIQENTINAIQAPAIEIINRGGKRIRPMLMILLAHALGYNNSNTDNLYKLSMLLELPHSGSLIIDDIEDGALKRRGKPSIHLIYGLDNSINTANLIYFLPAKLIQTSNLKTSQKLLIYENFFTTLSNLHLGQGIDITLHNGTYIPSIEEYISLVEHKTSSLFGMAGFLAGILTNNENKAKNLYNTFLNIGTCFQMIDDIKNIKDGVKGKDFGDDLIEGKKSLPIIYFLREKKFDNKIIHELTKIKNQPIDKVKEKILQFSNMINSSNAIQNSSILAMSYLNKFIEELNSYKLTNKYTDMIIKLVTKIKEDNL
- a CDS encoding SAM-dependent methyltransferase produces the protein MYNVFDEYSQRAKNEGYLARSVYKLIEIDKKFSLFSSGNILDIGASPGSFSQYAYANLKNGVLVAVDLNDVNLNFNSNFYFIKGNIYLDEIYQKIKTFAPYSVIVSDAAPSTTGNRLVDTSNSFNLNIRIFELACESLMRGGNLLLKVFQGGEEEQIFYKLKSCFSVVKKVRPKAVRKNSFEIYFLAKDFDKL
- a CDS encoding chemotaxis protein CheW is translated as MFMKDKIMEKKSHLQVACFKIGKESYGVSIEHIREVIKVPLEGVYAIPNVPDYITGIYNLRGNVIPLINLNIRFNISSVYATEEDKLLVGYLIVNIQNKLLGIFVDKVLKVISFDVSKIQEPPATLQTLDKKYISGVVKIEEEENFESEYLILIDIERIFDKSEFEKIPYKENNE
- a CDS encoding NAD(+)/NADH kinase; its protein translation is MSSKVLIYVNYSNLDAEVLACEIQRYLEFKYGVLSLFAGMNKSLCDISDKDNLIFAITLGGDGTVLLASSLLLKNDIDIPIISINLGKVGFLADIKPRDFKDVIDKFFNNSLVIHKKYLLCISAYEDGNNLFTKYALNDVIIRSSILNKLIYVNLKVNSEDFLSYKSDGIIFATPTGSTGYSFSAGGAILESDLKAFILTPISPHSVYNRSFIFSSKSKLSLSFQKGYALNSASIFVDGVNIGTFGVDIVFELKLDNKSLRFASFCTDTFVRRLKNKLL